From the genome of Streptomyces xanthophaeus:
CCGGCGCCGTCCAGCACCTCTCGCACGTCCTCATGGACCTCCAGCAGTTCTACGACGTCGACGACGCCGGTGTGCCGGGAGACGACGCCTCGTTCACCGAACGCGTCCAGTACATGTTCCGTTCCACGCCGCCGCCTTCGCAGGGGAACGCCGACCAGATCACGGACGGCGGAGGTCCCGCGTTCCTGCCGAACACCTTCCAGGGCACCGACGACGCCCTGCTGAGCGCCCAGGGCCGGGGCACCCCCGACGGGGAGCGCCGGATCGGCCACCTCTCCTGTCTGCAGCGGTCGTCACGCACGGCCGACGGGAAGCCGCTGCACGTCCGCATGGACGGGCCGGGCTACAGCACCATGGACGTGCCGGACGGGTCCCTCCAGCCCAAGCTGGAGTTCACGGTGTTCGTCCCCACCGCCGACTTCTTCGCCACGATGCGCACGCATCAGGCCTCGCTCGACCTGGCGGCGGCCCATGGTGTCCCCGAGGAGGAGAACGGGCTGGAGCGGTTCCTGACGGCGACCCGGCGACAGAACTTCCTGACGCCGCCGCGTCGCCACCGGGCCTTCCCCCTCGTCGAATTCCTCTGATCCCGGCTCGTCGCCTCGTGCCGACGTCCACGCGCGGAGGACGTCGGCACGAAGCGGCCGAGGGCCACAGGGGGCGGCCACCGTTACGCGCGCGCGGCCCGCGCTCCCCGGCCCCCGGTACCGTGCGAGAGCCGCCCGTGCAGAACGGGACCGCCGAAGGTCACCAGGACGAACAGGAACCCGGCGGTGATCAGAGCCGGTTCGGAGAACCACAGGCCCGCGAGCTGGTCGACGACCAGGGCCACGGCCACGAGGAGCACCTTCGCCGCCACCAGACCGAAGAACAGGCCCCGGTCCACCGGGGTGTGCCCGGCGCGGGCGAGACGGCGGCCGACGAAGCGTCCGGCCACGCTGACACAGAGCACCACCACGAGGACGCGCAGTGCGTGCTCCCACGCGGGCGTGTCCCCGCCGAAGGCCCAGACACCGCCCACGGCCGCCCCTGCGGCGGCGTAGGCGAGCATGCGCGCGGGCCGGGCCGGCCGCGCAGGCGCCCCGGTACCGCTCGGCCGGGGACACACTCGGGTGCTGTAGACGGACATGTCTCGCCTTTCATTACAGAAAGCAAGCATTGGCTACAAAAACCGACAAAACAACTTGCACTCCGAGTGTCATATCTTCGGCGGTGAATCGTCAAGCCCCGACCTCGGCGACGCGGCCGGATCCGAGCGATGGCCCACTCGGGTGGCACCGCCGCCCCGCAGGCCCCCGCGGCAGAAAGTCCCTGGTAGAGGTGGTCCATGGCGCCACAGCTGCGGACATTGCAGGCCCAGGAATGGGACACCTGGTACCGGACCCTGGAACGGGCCTTCGGCGGCCCGCCCACACCCCCGGAGGAGCGCGAGCTGTGGGAGGGCCTGACCGAACACGACCGGTCCATCGGCGCCTGGGACGGCGACACGTGCGTGGGTACCGCCGGAGCCTTCTCGCTGCGCCTGTCGGTACCGGGCGCGGCCCTGGTCGACACGGCCGGGGTGACGATGGTGAGCGTGGCCGCCACGCACCGCAGGCAGGGGCTCATGACGGCGATGATGCGACGCCAGCTGGACGACGTCCGCGAACGGGGTGAACCGCTGGCGGCCCTGGTGGCGTCCGAGCCCGGCATCTACGGCCGCTTCGGCTACGGCATGGCCACGCAGCAGCTCTCGGCGACGATCGACACGGCGCGCGTACGCCTGTTGGTACCGGCCGCCCCCGGCACGGACGGGGTGTCCCTGCGGTACGCCGATCCGCTGTCCGCGCTGGCGGCCTGCGAAGCGGTGTACGCGGACCAGCCGGCCGGCCGCCCGGGCATGCCGGCCCGCGCACCCGGGTGGGAGCGCCTGGCCGTACTGGCGCCCCAGGGCGGCGACCGCGGCGGCTCACCGCTCCAGTGCGTCGTCGCCGAACGGGACGGGGCGACGGTCGGGTACGCCCGCTTCCACCACACCCCGCAGTGGGACGTCTCGGGCGCACGCGGCACGGTCGTGCTGCGCGACCTCGAAGCCCGCGATCCGGTCGCGTACGCGGCACTGTGGCGTTTCCTCTTCGGGATCGATCTGACCTCGACGCTCGTGGCGCAGAACCGCCCGGCGGACGACGCGTGGCAGCACCTCGTCTCCGACATCCGCCGATGCGAAAGGCAGCTGCGGGACGGACTGTTCGTCCGGCTGGTGGATGTGGGCGCCGCGCTCGGAGCCCGCACCTACCGCGTCCCCGTGGACGTCGTCCTGGAGGTCGAGGATTCCTTCTGCCCCTGGAACAAGGGCCGTTGGCGGCTCGCGGGGGATGAAGGGGGCGCCTCGTGCACACGTACCCGCGCGGCCGCCGATGTGACCCTGTCGGTGCGGGCGTTGGCCTCCGCCTACCTGGGCGGCGTCCCGCTGACCGCCCTCGCACGGGCCGGGCGGGCCGGTGAGCTGAGCAGGGGAACGCTCGAACGGGCCTCACTGGCCTTCGGCAACGAGGCCGCGCCCTGGCTGCCGCACTCCTTCTAGGGGGTACGGGAGCTGCTCGACGGTCGGTCCGGCTGACCGGGCAGGGCGCCGGCGGGGCGGGCGGGGCTCTGCGGACACGGCCCAGCCCGCCTGCCGGCTCCCCCTGCACTCCGCCGCCCGCGACCACCCAGAAATACCCCAGGGGGTACCTCTGCTACGCTCGAAATATACCCCCGGGGGTACATCCGACGAGAAGGAGTGACAGCGTGTTCTTCATAGACACCTTTGACCTGGAAGGGCTCGGCAACCGCAGCTACCTGGCCGGCGGCGCCCGCACGGCCGTGGCGGTGGACCCCCCGCGCGACATCGATCAGGTGCTCGCCGCGGCGGCCCGCCGAGGGGTGCGGATCTCCCACGTCGTGGAGACCCACATCCACAACGACTACGTCACCGGCGGCCTGGACCTGGCCCGCCTGACCGGCGCGGAGTACCGGGTGCCGGCCGCGGCCCGGGTGTCGTTCGCCCACACCTCCGTCCATGACGGCGACACCGTCACCGTGGACGGAGGAGTCACCCTGCGGGCGGTGGCCACCCCCGGCCACACCCCGCACCACACCTCCTACGTCCTGGAGGAGCAGGGTGCGGCCGTCGCCGTGTTCACCGGGGGCTCCCTGCTGATCGGGACGGTCGGACGGCCGGACCTGGTCGAACCGCGACTGACCGAGGAGCTGGCGCGCGCCCAGCACGCCTCCGCGCACCGGCTGGCCGCCGAACTGGCCGACGAGACCGAGGTACTGCCCACCCACGGGTTCGGAAGCTTCTGCTCCGCAGCCCAGGCCAACGGGGACACCACCACCATCGGCAAGGAGAAGGCGCGCAACAACGCTCTGGTCCAGGACGTCGAGGCCTTCGTCTCCGCCCTGCTGGCGGGGCTCGACGACGTGCCCGCCTACTACGCCCACATGGCACCGGCCAACGCCGCGGGTCCCGCCCCGGTCGACCTCACCACACCTCCCGTGGCGGACGCCGCCGACATCGCGGCCCGGCTGGCGGCCGGGGAGTGGGTGGTCGACCTGCGCAACCGCGTCGCCTTCGCCCAGGGGCACGTCGCGGGGTCCTTCAACTTCGAGGCCGACGGGAAGATCGCCACGTACCTGGCGTGGATGATCCCGTGGGGCAAGCCCGTCACCCTCCTCGCGGAATCCCCCGAGCAGCTGGCGAAGGCGCAGCGCGAACTGACCCGCGTCGGTATCGACCGGCCGGCGGCCGCAGCCACCGGAGAACCGGCCCAGTGGCTTCCGGCGGGTGAGCGGCTCCGGGAGTTCCCGCGGGCGACGTTCGCCGACCTCGCCGCCCTGGACCCGTACGAGCACCGGATCGTGCTGGACGTGCGGCGGGAGTCCGAGCGTGCGGAGGGATGGATCAAGGGCTCGCTGCA
Proteins encoded in this window:
- a CDS encoding GNAT family N-acetyltransferase; this translates as MAPQLRTLQAQEWDTWYRTLERAFGGPPTPPEERELWEGLTEHDRSIGAWDGDTCVGTAGAFSLRLSVPGAALVDTAGVTMVSVAATHRRQGLMTAMMRRQLDDVRERGEPLAALVASEPGIYGRFGYGMATQQLSATIDTARVRLLVPAAPGTDGVSLRYADPLSALAACEAVYADQPAGRPGMPARAPGWERLAVLAPQGGDRGGSPLQCVVAERDGATVGYARFHHTPQWDVSGARGTVVLRDLEARDPVAYAALWRFLFGIDLTSTLVAQNRPADDAWQHLVSDIRRCERQLRDGLFVRLVDVGAALGARTYRVPVDVVLEVEDSFCPWNKGRWRLAGDEGGASCTRTRAAADVTLSVRALASAYLGGVPLTALARAGRAGELSRGTLERASLAFGNEAAPWLPHSF
- a CDS encoding MBL fold metallo-hydrolase gives rise to the protein MFFIDTFDLEGLGNRSYLAGGARTAVAVDPPRDIDQVLAAAARRGVRISHVVETHIHNDYVTGGLDLARLTGAEYRVPAAARVSFAHTSVHDGDTVTVDGGVTLRAVATPGHTPHHTSYVLEEQGAAVAVFTGGSLLIGTVGRPDLVEPRLTEELARAQHASAHRLAAELADETEVLPTHGFGSFCSAAQANGDTTTIGKEKARNNALVQDVEAFVSALLAGLDDVPAYYAHMAPANAAGPAPVDLTTPPVADAADIAARLAAGEWVVDLRNRVAFAQGHVAGSFNFEADGKIATYLAWMIPWGKPVTLLAESPEQLAKAQRELTRVGIDRPAAAATGEPAQWLPAGERLREFPRATFADLAALDPYEHRIVLDVRRESERAEGWIKGSLHIPVHQLHRRQEEVPAGVVWVHCAGGMRAGIAASLLDAAGREVVAVDDPFDAARRAGLPMTAGRDGHGSSGSTA